From one Eptesicus fuscus isolate TK198812 chromosome 21, DD_ASM_mEF_20220401, whole genome shotgun sequence genomic stretch:
- the PLD3 gene encoding 5'-3' exonuclease PLD3: protein MKPKLMYQELKLSTEEPASELPLSEIEAWKAAEKKARWVLLVLILAVVGFGALMTQLFLWEYSDLHLFGANQPPAPCYDPCEAVLVESIPEGLDFPEGSTSNPSTSQAWLGLLARAHSSLDVASFYWTLTGNDTHIQEPSAQQGEEVLRQLQTLAPRGVKVRIAVSKPSGPQPQADLQALQQSGAQVRMVDMQKLTHGVLHTKFWVVDQTHFYLGSANMDWRSLTQVKELGVVMYNCSCLAQDLTKIFEAYWYLGQEGSSIPSTWPPSYDTLYNQKTPMEICLNGTPAQAYLASAPPPLCPSGRTPDLKALLDVVDNARSFIYIAVMNYLPTMEFSHPRRFWPAIDDGLRRAAYERGIKVRLLVSCWGHSDPSMRAFLLSLAALRNNHTHFDVQVKLFVVPADKAQARIPYARVNHNKYMVTERAAYIGTSNWSGSYFTETAGTSLLVTQNGEGGLRSQLEAVFLRDWDSPYSHDLDTSADSVGNACRLL, encoded by the exons ATGAAGCCTAAACTGATGTATCAGGAG CTGAAGTTGTCTACTGAGGAGCCCGCCAGCGAGCTGCCCCTGAGTGAGATCGAGGCGTGGAAGGCTGCCGAGAAG AAAGCCCGCTGGGTCCTGCTGGTGCTCATCCTGGCTGTTGTGGGTTTCGGGGCCCTGATGACTCAGCTCTTCTTGTGGGAATACAGCGACTTGCATCTCTTCGGAGCCAACCAGCCCCCAGCACCCTGCTATGACCCCTGCGA AGCGGTGCTGGTGGAGAGCATCCCCGAGGGCCTGGACTTCCCCGAGGGTTCCACGAGCAACCCctccaccagccaggcctggctgggcctgCTCGCCCGGGCCCACAGCAGCCTGGACGTCGCCTCCTTCTACTGGACCCTCACCGGCAATGACACCCACATTCAGgagccctctgcccagcag GGTGAGGAGGTCCTCCGGCAGCTCCAGACCCTGGCACCTCGAGGTGTGAAGGTTCGCATTGCTGTGAGCAAGCCCAGCGGGCCCCAGCCTCAGGCGGACCTGCAGGCCCTGCAGCAGAGCG GTGCCCAGGTCCGCATGGTGGACATGCAGAAGCTGACCCACGGCGTCCTGCACACCaagttctgggtggtggaccaGACCCACTTCTACCTCGGCAGTGCCAACATGGACTGGCGCTCCCTCACCCAG GTCAAGGAGCTGGGCGTGGTCATGTACAACTGCAGTTGTCTAGCCCAAGACCTGACCAAGATCTTCGAGGCCTACTGGTACCTGGGCCAGGAGGGCAGCTCCATCCCGTCAACCTGGCCCCCATCCTATGACACCCTCTACAATCAAAAGACACCAATGGAGATCTGCCTCAACGGGACCCCTGCTCAGGCCTACCTGGCG AGTGCGCCCCCACCGCTGTGTCCGAGTGGCCGCACCCCAGACTTGAAGGCTCTGCTCGACGTGGTGGACAATGCTCGGAGTTTCATCTATATCGCAGTCATGAACTACCTGCCCACCATGGAGTTCTCCCACCCGCGCAG gtTTTGGCCTGCCATCGACGACGGGCTGCGGCGGGCTGCCTACGAGCGGGGCATCAAGGTGCGCCTGCTGGTCAGCTGCTGGGGTCACTCCGACCCGTCCATGCGAgccttcctgctctccctggctgccctgcGCAACAACCACACCCACTTCGACGTGCAGGTG aAACTCTTTGTGGTCCCTGCGGACAAGGCCCAGGCCCGGATCCCATACGCCCGCGTAAACCACAACAAGTACATGGTGACGGAGCGCGCCGCCTACATCG gaaCCTCCAACTGGTCTGGCAGTTACTTCACCGAGACGGCGGGCACCTCGCTGCTGGTGACACAGAACGGGGAGGGCGGCCTGCGGAGCCAGCTGGAGGCTGTTTTCCTGAGGGACTGGGACTCCCCTTACAGCCACGACCTCGACACCTCGGCTGACAGCGTGGGCAATGCCTGTCGCCTGCTCTGA
- the HIPK4 gene encoding homeodomain-interacting protein kinase 4 → MATIQSETDCYDIIEVLGKGTFGEVAKGWRRSTGEMVAIKILKNDAYRNRIIKNELKLLRCMRGLDPEEAHVIRFLEFFHDALKFYLVFELLEQNLFEFQKENNFAPLPARHIRTVTLQVLRALARLKELAIIHADLKPENIMLVDQTRCPFRVKVIDFGSASIFSEVRYVKEPYIQSRFYRAPEILLGLPFCEKVDVWSLGCVMAELHLGWPLYPGNNEYDQVRYICETQGLPKPHLLHAARKAHHFFKRNLHPDAANPWQLKSSADYLAETKVRPLERRKYMLKSLDQIETVNGGGAAGRLTFQDREALAEHADLKSMVELIKRMLTWESHERISPSAALRHPFVSMQQLRSAHETTRYYQLSLRSCRLSLQVEGKPPTPVVAASEDGPPYYRLAEEEEAVGLGSVAGSGPFFREEKAPGMQRAIDQLDDLSLQEAGHGLWAETPSALAPLKAAVAGLRAPDPGPEPILAFYGSRLVGRHKARKPPTGSKSDSNFSNLIRLSQASPEDEGPCRGSGWAEGEHRGASAKPPTIPKRDGDGPDIKDMDAERPSSELFDPSACPGEWLSEPDWTLEGIRGPRAQGLPTRHTHPHGPPRATSFLQHVGGQH, encoded by the exons ATGGCCACGATCCAGTCGGAGACTGACTGTTACGACATCATCGAGGTGCTGGGCAAGGGCACCTTTGGGGAGGTGGCCAAGGGCTGGCGGCGAAGCACGGGCGAGATGGTGGCCATCAAGATCCTCAAGAATGACGCCTACCGCAACCGTATCATCAAGAACGAGCTGAAGCTGCTGCGCTGCATGCGGGGCCTGGACCCCGAGGAGGCCCACGTCATCCGCTTCCTTGAGTTCTTCCACGACGCCCTCAAGTTCTACCTGGTTTTTGAGCTGCTGGAGCAAAACCTGTTTGAGTTTCAGAAGGAGAACAACTTTGCACCTCTTCCCGCCCGCCACATCCGCACGGTCACCCTGCAGGTGCTCAGAGCCCTGGCCCGGCTCAAGGAACTGGCCATCATCCATGCCGATCTCAAGCCTGAGAACATCATGCTGGTGGACCAGACCCGCTGCCCCTTCAGGGTCAAG GTGATCGACTTCGGCTCGGCCAGCATTTTCAGCGAGGTGCGCTACGTGAAGGAGCCGTACATCCAGTCGCGCTTCTACAGGGCCCCCGAGATCCTGCTGGGGCTGCCCTTTTGTGAGAAAGTGGACGTGTGGTCGCTGGGCTGTGTCATGGCCGAGCTGCACCTGGGCTGGCCGCTCTACCCTGGCAACAACGAGTATGACCAGGTGCGCTACATCTGCGAgacccagggcctgcccaagccCCACCTGCTGCACGCCGCCCGCAAGGCCCACCACTTCTTCAAGCGCAACCTCCACCCTGACGCCGCCAACCCCTGGCAGCTCAAGTCTTCGGCTGACTATCTGGCCGAGACCAAG GTACGCCCGCTGGAGCGCCGCAAGTACATGCTCAAGTCGCTGGACCAGATTGAGACAGTGAACGGCGGCGGGGCGGCTGGGCGGCTGACCTTCCAGGATCGGGAGGCGCTGGCCGAGCACGCCGACCTCAAGAGCATGGTGGAGCTGATTAAGCGCATGCTGACCTGGGAGTCGCACGAACGCATCAGCCCCAGCGCCGCCCTGCGCCACCCCTTCGTGTCCATGCAGCAGCTGCGCAGCGCCCACGAGACCACCCGCTACTACCAGCTGTCGCTGCGCAGCTGCCGCCTCTCCCTGCAGGTGGAGGGCAAGCCCCCCACGCCGGTGGTGGCCGCTTCGGAGGATGGGCCCCCCTACTACCGTCtggccgaggaggaggaggccgtgGGTCTTGGCAGCGTGGCGGGCAGCGGGCCCTTCTTCCGCGAGGAGAAGGCACCGGGCATGCAGAGGGCCATCGACCAGCTGGACGACCTGAGTCTGCAGGAGGCGGGCCACGGGCTGTGGGCGGAGACCCCCAGTGCGCTGGCCCCACTCAAGGCCGCGGTGGCTGGCCTCCGGGCGCCCGACCCGGGCCCCGAGCCCATCCTGGCCTTCTACGGCAGCCGTCTGGTCGGCCGCCACAAGGCCCGCAAGCCGCCCACCGGCTCCAAGTCCGACTCCAACTTCAGCAACCTCATCCGGCTGAGCCAGGCCTCGCCCGAGGACGAGGGGCCCTGCCGGGGCAGCGGCTGGGCAGAGGGCGAGCACCGCGGCGCCTCCGCCAAGCCGCCCACCATCCCGAAGCGGGACGGGGATGGGCCAGACATCAAGGACATGGATGCTGAG AGGCCGAGCTCTGAGCTCTTCGACCCCAGCGCCTGTCCTGGAGAATGGCTTAGTGAGCCAGACTGGACCCTGGAGGGCATCAGGGGCCCACGGGCTCAGGGGCTCCCAACCCGCCATACCCACCCACACGGTCCACCCCGGGCCACCAGCTTTCTGCAGCATGTCGGCGGGCAGCATTGA
- the PRX gene encoding periaxin, whose translation MWGYLCFLCRPPGPEPGTQEAPGGDPEAARPQRKGASPTDDGAARQARLLLGGGACAQAAAQRQLLHAELKLVLQKKGERRQEPGAQVTPSSAMEVRSRSAEELRRAELVEIIVETEAQTGVSGINVAGGGKEGIYIRELREDSPAARSLSLQEGDQLLSARVFFENFKYEDALRLLQCAEPYKVSFCLKRTVPTGDLALRPGTVSGYEIKGPRAKVAKLNIQSLSPVKKKKLVVPGALGVPADLAPVDVEFSFPKFSRLRRGLKAEAVKGPVPAAPARRRLQLPQLRVREVAEEAQAARLAAAAPPPRKAKAEAEVAAGARFTAPQLELVGPGLPGTEVGVPRGPAPKGPGKEAAAAEAATGFGLHLPTLGLGAPAAPAVEPVAVGIQVPQVELPALPSLPSLPTLPCLETREGATAALTVPTLDVAVPSVGVDLALPGAEMEPQEEVPEVALKMPRLSFPRFGARAKEGAEVKAKGSPEVRVKGPRLRMPTFGLSLLEARPTAPEAVAESKLKLPTIKMPSFGLGVSAPEVKGPAAVKLPKAPEVKLPKVPEAALPEVQLPEVALPKVSEMKLPKVPEMAVPEMRLPEVALPKVSEMKLPEMAVPEMRLPEVALPKVSEMKLPKVPEMAVPEVRLPEVALPKVSEMKLPKMAVPEMRLPEVALPKVSEMRLPKVPEMAVPEMRLPEVALPKVSEMKLPKVPEMAVPEMRLPEVALPKVSEMKLPKVPEMAVPEMRLPEVQLPKAPEIPLPEMQAPKVPEVQLPKAPEVRLPKAPEAQPKAARAEKVEGVEFSFKMPKMTMPRFGRAGSPSRSKPGGAGAEVSGKLVTLPCLQPEVDSEARGGVPSLTLPSVELDLPRALSLEGQVPAAEVRKVERAEGKVAQAEGKVERAEGKVAAGVGEVAFRMPSVEIVTPQLPTVEVEEGRVEVMEMKVKPTSKFSLSKFGLSGPKAAKAEAEGAGQATKLKASKFAIALPKARVGTEVEAKGVGEAGLLPALDLSIPQLSLDAHLPTGKVEVAGADFKLKGPRFTLPKFGVRARDTEAGELVPGVSELEGKGWGWDGRMKMPKLKMPSFGLARGKEVEIQGGRVSPGEKAELMAGQLKIPEVELVTLGAQEEVGAEGRVAISGARLSGLQVSTARQAGTEGQEGVLRMPLGISLPQVELTGFGEAGLGATSGQQAERAAPSAEGTAGYRVQVPQVTLSLPEAKGEGGELLVGEGVFKMPTVTVPQLELDVGLSREVQVGEAATDEGGLRLKMPTLGARAGAGVGGPGDQPPGGDRSFHLSLPNLELSPPAMGSHAEYQVVEGEGDAGHKLKVRLPRFGLVRAREGAEEGEKAKSPKLRLPRVGFSQSEAVAGEGSPSPEEEEEEEEEEEGSREGASGRRGRLRVRLPRVGLATSSKASRGQEGEAASKSPGGEKSPRFRFPRVSLSPKARSGSRDREEGGFRVRLPSVGFSETGAPGPTRMEGTQTAVI comes from the exons AGCCCGGGACCCAGGAAGCCCCAGGAGGTGACCCCGAG GCAGCAAGACCCCAGAGAAAGGGTGCGAGTCCCACAGACGACGGTGCAGCACGCCAGGCTAGGCTCCTGTTAGGAGGGGGTGCCTGTGCCCAGGCAGCG GCTCAGAGGCAGCTGCTCCATGCAGAACTGAAGCTGGTCCtgcagaagaagggagagaggaggcaggagcctggggcCCAGGTGACTCCTAGCAGCGCCATGGAGGTGAGGAGCCGGAGTGCTGAG GAGCTGAGGCGGGCGGAGTTGGTGGAGATCATCGTGGAGACGGAGGCGCAGACGGGGGTCAGCGGCATCAACGTAGCGGGCGGCGGGAAGGAAGGAATCTACATTCGCGAGCTGCGCGAGGACTCGCCCGCAGCCCGGAGCCTGAGCCTGCAGgaag GGGACCAGCTGCTGAGCGCCCGCGTGTTCTTTGAGAACTTCAAGTACGAGGACGCACTCCGCCTGCTGCAATGCGCCGAGCCGTACAAGGTCTCCTTCTGCTTGAAGCGCACTGTGCCCACCGGGGACCTGGCGCTGCGGCCTGGGACCGTGTCTGGCTACGAGATCAAGGGCCCACGGGCCAAGGTGGCCAAGCTG aaCATCCAGAGTCTGTCCCCtgtgaagaagaagaagctggtggtgcctggggccctgggggtcCCTGCAGATCTGGCCCCCGTTGACGTCGAATTCTCCTTCCCCAAGTTCTCCCGTCTGCGCCGGGGCCTCAAGGCCGAGGCTGTGAAGGGTCCGGTCCCAGCTGCTCCCGCCCGCCGGCGcctccagctgcctcagctgcgcgTCCGCGAAGTGGCCGAAGAGGCCCAGGCAGCTCGGCTGGCTGCCGCCGCTCCTCCCCCCAGAAAAGCCAAAGCGGAGGCCGAGGTGGCGGCGGGGGCCCGCTTCACAGCACCCCAGCTGGAGCTGGTTGGGCCTGGGCTGCCAGGCACAGAGGTGGGGGTCCCCCGGGGCCCGGCCCCTAAGGGACCGGGGAAGGAGGCCGCCGCCGCAGAAGCAGCCACTGGCTTTGGCCTCCACCTGCCAACCTTGGGGCTCGGAGCCCCGGCGGCGCCCGCTGTGGAGCCCGTGGCTGTAGGGATTCAGGTTCCCCAAGTGGAGCTGCCCGCCTTGCCCTCGCTGCCCAGTCTGCCCACCCTGCCTTGTCTGGAGACCCGGGAAGGGGCCACGGCAGCACTGACGGTGCCCACCCTGGACGTAGCGGTGCCTTCGGTGGGGGTGGACTTGGCTTTGCCGGGCGCGGAGATGGAGCCCCAAGAGGAGGTGCCTGAGGTGGCCCTGAAGATGccccgcctcagtttcccccgcTTTGGGGCCCGAGCAAAGGAAGGAGCTGAGGTCAAGGCCAAGGGCAGCCCTGAGGTCAGGGTGAAGGGGCCCAGACTTCGAATGCCCACCTTCGGGCTTTCTCTCCTGGAGGCCCGGCCCACGGCCCCTGAAGCCGTGGCTGAGAGCAAGCTGAAGCTGCCCACCATCAAGATGCCCTCCTTTGGCCTCGGGGTCTCGGCACCTGAGGTCAAGGGGCCCGCCGCCGTGAAGCTCCCCAAGGCCCCTGAGGTCAAGCTCCCAAAAGTGCCGGAGGCGGCCCTCCCGGAAGTGCAACTCCCAGAGGTGGCGCTTCCCAAAGTGTCGGAGATGAAGCTGCCGAAGGTGCCCGAGATGGCCGTGCCCGAGATGCGACTCCCAGAGGTGGCGCTTCCCAAAGTCTCGGAGATGAAGCTGCCGGAGATGGCCGTGCCCGAGATGCGACTCCCAGAGGTGGCGCTTCCCAAAGTCTCGGAGATGAAGCTGCCGAAGGTGCCCGAGATGGCCGTGCCCGAGGTGCGACTCCCAGAGGTGGCACTTCCCAAAGTGTCGGAGATGAAGCTGCCGAAGATGGCGGTGCCCGAGATGCGACTCCCAGAGGTGGCGCTTCCCAAAGTCTCGGAGATGAGGCTCCCGAAGGTGCCCGAGATGGCCGTGCCCGAGATGCGACTCCCAGAGGTGGCACTTCCAAAAGTCTCGGAGATGAAGCTGCCGAAGGTGCCCGAGATGGCCGTGCCCGAGATGCGACTCCCAGAGGTGGCACTTCCCAAAGTCTCGGAGATGAAGCTGCCGAAGGTGCCCGAGATGGCGGTGCCCGAGATGCGACTCCCAGAGGTGCAGCTGCCGAAGGCGCCGGAGATCCCGCTGCCAGAGATGCAGGCGCCAAAGGTCCCAGAGGTGCAGCTTCCGAAGGCGCCCGAGGTGAGGCTGCCCAAGGCTCCAGAGGCGCAGCCCAAAGCTGCCAGGGCAGAGAAGGTGGAGGGCGTGGAATTCAGCTTCAAGATGCCCAAGATGACCATGCCCAGGTTCGGGAGGGCGGGGTCCCCGTCACGAAGCAagccaggcggggcaggggctgaggtctCAGGGAAGCTGGTGACGCTGCCCTGTCTACAGCCAGAGGTGGACAGCGAGGCTCGTGGGGGCGTCCCCTCCCTCACGCTGCCCTCGGTGGAGCTGGACCTGCCAAGAGCACTCAGCTTGGAGGGGCAGGTCCCGGCGGCTGAAGTGCGCAAggtggagcgagcagaaggcaaGGTGGCACAGGCAGAGGGCAAGGTGGAACGGGCCGAGGGCAAGGTGGCAGCCGGGGTTGGGGAAGTGGCCTTCCGGATGCCCTCTGTTGAGATCGTCACTCCACAGCTGCCCACAGTGGAAGTCGAGGAAGGGAGGGTAGAGGTGATGGAGATGAAAGTCAAACCCACCTCCAAGTTCTCCCTGTCCAAGTTTGGACTCTCGGGGCCAAAGgcggccaaggcagaggctgagggggctgggcaaGCCACCAAGCTGAAGGCATCCAAGTTCGCCATCGCGCTCCCCAAGGCTCGGGTGGGCACTGAGGTTGAAGCTAAAGGGGTCGGGGAGGCAGGCCTGCTGCCCGCTCTCGATCTGTCCATTCCGCAGCTCAGCCTGGATGCCCATCTGCCCACGGGCAAGGTGGAGGTGGCAGGGGCCGATTTCaagctcaagggtcccaggtttaccCTGCCCAAGTTTGGGGTCAGAGCCCGGGACACTGAGGCTGGAGAACTAGTGCCAGGGGTGTCTGAGTTGGAGGGCAAGGGCTGGGGTTGGGATGGGAGGATGAAGATGCCCAAACTGAAGATGCCCTCCTTTGGGCTGGCTCGGGGGAAGGAGGTAGAAATCCAGGGTGGGCGTGTTAGCCCGGGAGAAAAGGCAGAGTTGATGGCTGGACAGCTTAAGATCCCCGAGGTGGAGCTGGTGACTCTGGGGGCCCAGGAGGAagtgggggcggaggggcgggtgGCCATCAGCGGGGCACGGCTATCAGGCCTGCAAGTGTccacagccaggcaggcaggcaccgaGGGCCAGGAGGGGGTGCTGAGGATGCCCCTGGGCATCTCCCTGCCTCAGGTGGAGCTGACCGGATTTGGTGAGGCTGGCCTGGGGGCCACCTCGGGGCAGCAGGCTGAGAGGGCAGCCCCTTCAGCAGAGGGCACAGCAGGCTACAGGGTGCAGGTGCCTCAGGTGACCTTGTCTCTGCCTGAAgccaagggggaggggggtgagctgTTGGTGGGAGAGGGGGTCTTCAAGATGCCCACTGTGACAGTGCCCCAGCTTGAGCTGGATGTGGGGCTGAGCCGAGAGGTGCAGGTGGGCGAGGCAGCCACAGATGAGGGTGGGCTGAGGCTGAAGATGCCCACCCTGGgggccagagctggggctggggtcgGGGGGCCTGGAGACCAGCCCCCAGGGGGCGACCGGTCCTTCCACCTTTCCCTGCCCAACCTGGAGCTCTCGCCTCCTGCCATGGGCAGCCACGCTGAGTACCAGGTGGTAGAAGGTGAGGGAGACGCCGGACACAAGCTCAAGGTTCGGCTGCCCCGGTTTGGCCTGGTGcgggccagggagggggctgaggagggcGAGAAGGCCAAGAGCCCGAAACTCAGGCTGCCCCGGGTGGGCTTCAGCCAGAGCGAGGCTGTTGCTGGGGAAGGCTCCCCCagccctgaggaggaggaggaggaggaggaagaagaggagggcagCCGGGAAGGGGCTTCTGGTCGCCGTGGCCGCCTACGCGTTCGCTTGCCTCGCGTGGGCCTGGCCACTTCTTCCAAGGCCTCGCGGGGGCAGGAGGGCGAGGCAGCCTCCAAGTCTCCTGGCGGGGAGAAGTCCCCCAGGTTCCGGTTCCCCAGGGTCTCCCTAAGCCCCAAGGCCCGGAGTGGGAGCCGGGACCGCGAAGAGGGTGGATTCCGGGTCCGCCTGCCCAGCGTGGGGTTTTCGGAGACAGGGGCTCCCGGCCCCACCAGGATGGAGGGGACTCAGACTGCTGTCATCTGA